A window of the Cucurbita pepo subsp. pepo cultivar mu-cu-16 chromosome LG01, ASM280686v2, whole genome shotgun sequence genome harbors these coding sequences:
- the LOC111794972 gene encoding LOB domain-containing protein 1-like — translation MAYLAKCTNAPSTPITVPNHPLSYSPISSSSAATTNFGSPPTSQPSSPPPPTVILSPCAACKILRRRCVEKCVLAPYFPPSEPLKFTIAHRVFGASNIIKFLQELPECQRTDAVSSMVYEANARLRDPVYGSAGAICQLQKQVSELQAQLAKARAEVANMQHQQANLLALICMEMRQSPDPVWPPQLVDTTCFLDDAALSSPWEPLWT, via the exons atggcttaCTTGGCCAAATGTACAAATGCTCCCTCAACGCCGATCACTGTTCCAAACCACCCCTTATCTTACTCCCCAatctcttcttcctccgccgccaccaccaATTTTGGTTCCCCACCCACTTCTCAGCCGTCGTCTCCCCCGCCGCCTACGGTGATCCTCAGCCCCTGCGCCGCCTGCAAGatcctccgccgccgctgcGTCGAGAAGTGCGTTTTGGCTCCATATTTCCCTCCGTCCGAGCCTCTCAAGTTCACCATTGCTCATAGAGTCTTCGGGGCTAGcaatatcatcaaattctTGCAA GAGCTGCCAGAGTGTCAGAGGACAGATGCAGTGAGCAGTATGGTATACGAAGCAAATGCGCGGCTGCGAGATCCAGTGTACGGCAGCGCCGGCGCTATTTGCCAGCTGCAAAAGCAAGTGAGCGAGCTGCAAGCCCAGCTAGCCAAGGCGAGGGCGGAGGTGGCTAATATGCAGCACCAACAAGCCAACTTATTGGCTTTGATTTGCATGGAAATGAGGCAATCGCCGGACCCCGTTTGGCCGCCGCAACTCGTCGACACTACCTGCTTCCTCGACGACGCCGCCCTTAGCTCGCCGTGGGAGCCACTTTGGACGTGA